Proteins from a single region of Pseudomonas sp. BSw22131:
- the treS gene encoding maltose alpha-D-glucosyltransferase, with product MAKKPRNAAFIDDPLWYKDAVIYQVHVKSYFDSNNDGIGDFPGLIAKLDYIAELGVNTIWLLPFYPSPRRDDGYDIADYRGVHTDYGTMADAKKFIAEAHKRGLRVITELVINHTSDQHPWFQKARTAKKGSKARDFYVWSDSDQKYDGTRIIFLDTEKSNWTWDPVAGQYFWHRFYSHQPDLNFDNPQVMNAVLEVMRYWLDMGIDGLRLDAIPYLIERDGTNNENLPETHNVLKQIRAEIDANYPDRMLLAEANQWPEDTQLYFGDKKGKDGDECHMAFHFPLMPRMYMAVAQEDRFPITDILRQTPEIPENCQWAIFLRNHDELTLEMVTDRERDYLWNYYASDKRARINLGIRRRLAPLLQRDRRRVELLNSMLLSMPGTPTLYYGDEIGMGDNIYLGDRDGVRTPMQWSIDRNGGFSRADPASLVLPPIMDPMYGYQSVNVETQNNDPHSLLNWTRRMLAVRKQQKAFGRGTLNMLSPSNRRILAYTREYTGPDGKTEIILCVANVSSASQAAELELSNYAGTVPVEMLGGSAFPPIGQLNYLLTLPPYGFYWFVLATENQMPSWHVEPAQSLPDFPTLVLKSRLEELLEQPLRGTMEKASLSAYLPKRRWFAGKGTAIDNVNIAYAVRFGDAQRPVLLSEIEVTSGGETVRYQLPFGLLAEDDISSPLPQQLALARVRRGRQVGLITDAFTLEPFIRSVIQGMQDETVLPCNDGELRFEQTSQLAPLGLNSESEVRYLSAEQSNSSVVVGKALVLKMIRRVAAGTHPELEMGAFLTEAGYKHISPLLGAVVRIDTEGQSNLLMIAQGYLSNQGDAWEWTQNNLERAVRDEMTRGRSEQEQHVNALLELEDFAGLLGQRLGEMHMVLSASTDNPDFKAETTTVKDSQASAKSVTAQVERALKLLEQHRDTLEADDQQLVSELLGKRKQLLAHVQTLAKRSVGGLRIRVHGDLHLGQMLVVKGDAYLIDFEGEPARALEERRGKYSPFKDVSGVLRSFDYAAAMAVRNAQSADNSPQASMARSHVAQTYLTQARDAFIGGYRKATVNMAHVWKDAKGEDAALALFTLEKAAYEVAYEAENRPTWLSVPLQGLRGLLTLSDGE from the coding sequence ATGGCGAAAAAGCCTCGGAATGCTGCCTTTATCGACGATCCTCTTTGGTACAAGGACGCCGTGATCTATCAGGTACACGTCAAGTCCTACTTTGATTCGAACAACGACGGGATTGGTGACTTCCCGGGACTGATCGCCAAGCTCGACTACATTGCCGAGCTTGGGGTCAACACCATCTGGTTGCTGCCGTTTTATCCCTCGCCACGGCGCGACGACGGGTATGACATCGCCGACTATCGCGGTGTCCATACCGACTACGGCACCATGGCCGATGCCAAGAAGTTCATCGCCGAAGCGCACAAGCGCGGGCTGCGCGTGATCACCGAACTGGTCATCAACCACACCTCTGACCAGCACCCGTGGTTTCAGAAAGCCCGCACCGCCAAGAAGGGCTCCAAGGCCCGGGATTTCTACGTCTGGTCCGACAGTGACCAGAAGTACGACGGCACGCGGATCATCTTTCTGGACACCGAAAAGTCCAACTGGACCTGGGACCCGGTGGCCGGACAGTACTTCTGGCACCGCTTCTATTCCCACCAGCCGGACCTGAACTTCGATAACCCGCAAGTGATGAACGCGGTGCTTGAAGTGATGCGTTACTGGCTGGACATGGGCATCGACGGCCTTCGCCTGGATGCCATTCCGTACCTGATCGAGCGTGACGGCACCAATAACGAAAACCTGCCGGAGACCCACAACGTCCTCAAGCAGATTCGTGCCGAGATCGACGCCAATTACCCCGACCGCATGCTGCTGGCTGAAGCCAACCAATGGCCGGAAGACACTCAGTTGTATTTCGGGGACAAGAAGGGCAAAGACGGCGACGAGTGCCACATGGCGTTCCACTTCCCGCTCATGCCGCGCATGTACATGGCGGTGGCGCAGGAGGACCGTTTCCCGATCACCGACATTTTGCGTCAGACGCCGGAAATTCCGGAAAACTGCCAGTGGGCGATTTTCCTGCGTAACCACGATGAGCTGACGCTGGAAATGGTCACCGACCGTGAACGTGACTACCTCTGGAACTACTACGCTTCTGACAAGCGAGCGCGGATCAACCTCGGCATTCGTCGTCGCCTCGCGCCGTTGCTGCAGCGTGATCGCCGTCGGGTCGAGTTGCTCAACAGCATGCTGTTGTCGATGCCTGGCACGCCGACGCTGTACTACGGCGATGAAATCGGCATGGGCGACAACATCTATCTGGGCGACCGCGACGGCGTGCGTACCCCGATGCAGTGGTCCATTGACCGCAACGGTGGGTTCTCCCGCGCCGATCCGGCAAGCCTGGTGCTGCCACCGATCATGGACCCGATGTACGGATACCAGTCGGTCAACGTCGAAACGCAGAATAACGACCCGCATTCGTTGCTGAACTGGACGCGGCGCATGCTGGCCGTGCGCAAGCAGCAGAAAGCCTTCGGGCGCGGCACCCTTAACATGCTATCGCCGAGCAACCGCCGGATCCTGGCCTACACCCGCGAATACACGGGGCCGGATGGCAAGACCGAGATCATTCTGTGCGTGGCCAACGTGTCCAGCGCCTCACAGGCAGCGGAACTCGAATTGTCGAACTACGCCGGCACTGTGCCGGTCGAGATGCTTGGCGGCAGCGCTTTCCCACCTATAGGCCAGTTGAACTATCTGCTGACGTTACCGCCTTACGGCTTCTACTGGTTTGTACTTGCAACGGAGAATCAGATGCCCAGCTGGCATGTGGAACCGGCGCAGAGCTTGCCGGATTTCCCGACGTTGGTCCTCAAAAGTCGTCTGGAAGAATTGCTCGAACAACCCCTGCGCGGGACGATGGAAAAGGCTTCATTGTCGGCTTACCTGCCAAAACGCCGCTGGTTTGCCGGCAAGGGCACGGCCATCGACAACGTCAACATCGCCTATGCCGTGCGCTTTGGCGATGCGCAAAGGCCTGTCCTGTTAAGCGAAATCGAGGTCACTTCGGGTGGCGAAACGGTCCGGTATCAGTTGCCGTTCGGCTTGCTGGCCGAGGACGACATCAGCAGCCCGCTGCCGCAGCAACTGGCGCTGGCACGCGTGCGCCGCGGCCGTCAGGTTGGGCTGATCACAGACGCCTTTACGCTGGAACCGTTCATTCGCTCGGTGATTCAGGGCATGCAGGATGAAACCGTGTTGCCTTGCAACGACGGCGAACTGCGCTTTGAACAGACGTCGCAATTGGCGCCGTTGGGTCTCAACAGTGAGTCAGAAGTGCGTTACCTGTCCGCCGAGCAGTCCAACAGCTCGGTGGTGGTGGGCAAGGCGCTGGTGCTGAAGATGATCCGCCGGGTGGCGGCGGGCACGCACCCGGAACTTGAAATGGGCGCGTTCCTGACCGAGGCCGGCTACAAGCACATTTCGCCGTTGTTGGGCGCCGTGGTGCGCATCGATACAGAAGGGCAAAGCAATTTGCTGATGATCGCTCAGGGGTATTTGAGCAATCAGGGCGATGCGTGGGAATGGACCCAGAACAACCTTGAGCGCGCCGTGCGTGACGAGATGACCCGGGGTCGCTCCGAGCAGGAGCAGCACGTCAACGCACTGCTTGAGCTGGAAGACTTCGCCGGCTTGCTGGGACAGCGACTGGGCGAAATGCACATGGTCCTGAGTGCGTCCACCGACAACCCGGACTTCAAGGCCGAAACCACCACCGTCAAGGACAGCCAGGCGTCGGCCAAGAGCGTCACTGCTCAGGTCGAGCGTGCGCTGAAGCTGCTTGAGCAGCACCGCGATACGCTTGAGGCGGACGATCAGCAACTGGTCAGCGAGCTGTTGGGCAAGCGCAAACAGCTGTTGGCCCACGTGCAAACCCTGGCGAAACGTTCCGTCGGTGGCCTGCGTATTCGGGTCCACGGCGACTTGCACCTTGGGCAAATGCTGGTGGTGAAGGGCGATGCGTACCTCATCGACTTCGAAGGCGAGCCCGCCCGTGCGCTGGAAGAGCGACGCGGCAAATACAGCCCGTTCAAAGATGTCAGCGGCGTGCTGCGTTCTTTCGACTACGCTGCCGCTATGGCGGTCCGCAATGCTCAGAGTGCGGACAACTCGCCGCAGGCGTCCATGGCGCGCAGTCATGTGGCGCAGACCTATTTGACTCAGGCGCGGGACGCATTTATCGGCGGCTATCGCAAGGCCACCGTGAACATGGCCCACGTCTGGAAAGACGCCAAGGGCGAAGACGCCGCGCTGGCGTTGTTCACCCTGGAAAAAGCTGCTTATGAAGTGGCCTACGAAGCTGAAAACCGCCCGACCTGGTTGTCCGTGCCGTTGCAAGGCTTGCGTGGGTTGCTGACATTGTCTGATGGAGAGTGA
- the glgB gene encoding 1,4-alpha-glucan branching protein GlgB, whose translation MSASDQFGEGNHTLLPGAGDMDALIRAEHRDPFSMLGPHSDGADGQVIRAYLPGALSVRVLSRDDHQDLGELTMSDKPGFFAGHFKTRQPYLLKINWATGEQITEDPYSFGLLLGEMDLYLFAEGNHRDLSSAMGAQVVNVDGVAGVRFSVWAPNARRVSVVGNFNAWDGRRHPMRQRDPSGVWEIFIPRLTPGEVYKYEILGQHGILPLKADPLALATTLPPDTASRVATPLQFDWQDNDWMQSRGDKHGLDAPLSIYELHAGSWQWHHGGDDEPDRPYNWHELADKLIPYIKDLGFTHIELMPIMEHPFGGSWGYQLLSQFAPSARYGTPDDFAAFVNACHQNSIGVILDWVPAHFPTDTHGLAQFDGTALYEYANPQEGFHQDWDTLIYNLGRTEVHGFMLASGLHWLKHFHIDGLRVDAVASMLYRDYSRKAGEWVPNRYGGRENLEAIDFLRHLNEVVALEAPGALVIAEESTAWPGVTNPVQEGGLGFNYKWNMGWMHDTLHYIEQDPINRSHHHGELSFGLMYAWSERFILPISHDEVVHGKHSLIDKMPGDRWQKFANLRAYLAFMWTHPGKKLLFMGCEFGQWREWNHDTELDWHFLQYAEHKGVHTLVSDLNRLYRSEKALHEQDCDPKGFQWLIGDDAANSVYAFLRWSKEGEPVLVIANMTPVPREDYRIGVPFGGKWTELLNSDAGTYAGSNVGNGGGVKTDEIGSHGQPLSLVLNLPPLAVLILKPAQGDSED comes from the coding sequence ATGAGTGCGTCTGACCAATTCGGCGAAGGCAACCACACGTTGTTGCCTGGTGCCGGCGATATGGACGCGTTGATTCGCGCCGAACACCGTGACCCGTTTTCCATGCTTGGCCCGCACAGTGATGGCGCTGACGGCCAGGTCATCCGCGCCTATCTGCCCGGCGCGTTGTCCGTTCGTGTGTTGTCCAGAGACGACCACCAGGACCTGGGCGAGTTGACCATGAGTGACAAGCCGGGCTTTTTTGCCGGCCATTTCAAGACGCGTCAGCCCTACCTGCTGAAAATCAACTGGGCCACCGGCGAGCAAATCACCGAAGACCCTTACAGCTTTGGTTTGCTGCTGGGCGAGATGGACTTGTACTTGTTCGCCGAAGGCAACCACCGCGACCTGAGCTCCGCCATGGGCGCTCAGGTGGTTAATGTCGACGGTGTTGCGGGTGTGCGTTTCTCGGTGTGGGCACCTAACGCGCGCAGGGTGTCGGTGGTGGGTAACTTCAACGCCTGGGACGGCCGTCGCCACCCCATGCGTCAACGCGACCCTTCTGGCGTGTGGGAAATCTTCATCCCGCGTCTGACGCCCGGCGAAGTGTACAAATACGAAATCCTCGGCCAGCACGGTATCTTGCCGTTGAAGGCCGATCCGCTGGCACTGGCCACGACCCTGCCACCCGACACGGCATCACGCGTTGCCACGCCGTTGCAGTTTGACTGGCAAGACAACGACTGGATGCAGTCACGCGGCGACAAGCACGGACTCGATGCACCGCTGTCGATCTACGAACTGCATGCCGGGTCCTGGCAATGGCACCACGGCGGTGACGACGAGCCGGACCGTCCGTACAACTGGCATGAGCTGGCCGACAAGCTGATCCCGTACATCAAGGATCTGGGTTTCACCCACATCGAGCTGATGCCCATCATGGAGCATCCGTTTGGTGGCTCGTGGGGCTATCAGTTGCTCTCACAATTCGCGCCGTCGGCCCGTTACGGCACGCCGGACGATTTTGCAGCGTTCGTCAATGCCTGCCACCAGAACAGCATCGGGGTGATTCTCGATTGGGTGCCTGCGCATTTCCCGACCGACACTCACGGTCTGGCGCAATTCGACGGCACTGCGTTGTACGAGTACGCCAACCCGCAAGAAGGCTTCCACCAGGATTGGGACACGCTGATCTATAACCTCGGTCGCACCGAGGTGCACGGGTTCATGCTGGCGTCCGGGCTGCACTGGCTCAAGCATTTCCACATTGATGGCCTGCGGGTCGATGCAGTGGCGTCGATGCTGTACCGCGACTATTCGCGCAAGGCTGGCGAGTGGGTGCCGAACCGTTACGGCGGCCGGGAAAACCTCGAAGCCATCGATTTTCTGCGCCACCTGAACGAAGTCGTCGCGCTGGAAGCACCGGGTGCGCTGGTCATCGCCGAGGAATCCACGGCCTGGCCGGGTGTGACCAATCCCGTGCAAGAGGGCGGTCTGGGCTTCAACTACAAGTGGAACATGGGATGGATGCACGACACGCTGCATTACATCGAGCAGGACCCGATCAACCGCAGCCATCACCATGGCGAGCTGAGTTTTGGTCTGATGTACGCGTGGTCCGAGCGTTTCATTCTGCCGATCTCCCACGATGAAGTGGTCCACGGCAAACACTCGCTGATCGACAAGATGCCCGGCGACCGCTGGCAGAAGTTTGCTAACCTGCGCGCGTATCTGGCGTTCATGTGGACCCACCCTGGCAAGAAGCTGTTGTTCATGGGTTGTGAGTTTGGGCAGTGGCGTGAGTGGAACCACGATACCGAGCTGGATTGGCACTTCCTGCAATACGCCGAGCACAAGGGCGTTCACACGCTGGTCAGCGACCTCAACCGGCTGTATCGCTCGGAAAAAGCTCTGCATGAGCAGGACTGCGATCCTAAAGGGTTCCAGTGGTTGATCGGCGATGACGCGGCCAACAGCGTGTATGCGTTCCTGCGTTGGAGCAAAGAAGGTGAGCCCGTGCTGGTGATCGCCAACATGACGCCGGTACCGCGAGAGGACTATCGCATCGGCGTGCCGTTTGGTGGCAAGTGGACCGAGTTGCTCAACAGCGACGCCGGCACCTATGCGGGCTCGAATGTGGGTAACGGCGGTGGTGTGAAAACCGATGAGATCGGCAGCCACGGCCAACCGCTGTCGCTGGTATTGAACCTGCCGCCACTGGCGGTGCTGATCCTCAAGCCGGCACAAGGTGACAGCGAGGACTGA